TTCGTCTACTGTATTTTCCAATTCATTTTCAAATAATAATGGAATATCCATGATTACATTATATCCTTGTTTTAAATATTCTTGCTTTTCTTCTTCCATAATATCTCGCACGATAGGATGTATGATAGCATTTAATTCTAAGCGTTTTTCTGGATGATTAAACACTAGATCACCCATATAACGACGATTCATCTCACCATTTTCATCAATTGCTTCATCACCAAAGACTTCTCGTACTTGAGCTAAACCTTTACTCCCCTTTTTAACAGCTTCCCTGGCTGCTTTATCAGCATCTACTACTTTAAAACCGAATACGGATAAGAGTTCTGATACTGTTGATTTTCCTGAGGCGATTCCACCTGTTAGACCAATAACTTTCGGCATAATTTCACTCTTTCTTTATTTTTGACATACTGGACAATAATGACTATTTCTTGTCGCGATGATTTTTGTTTCAATTTGACTTCCACACACTTTGCATACCGGCTGCTTATATACATTAAGATGCAATTGCATCTCACCAGTTTTTCCATCAGCATGACGATAATCTGAAATACTTGTACCGCCATATTTAATACCTTCTTCTAGTACTTCTCTAACATAATAAAAAACCATTTCTTGTTGTTGGTGTGTTAAGTCTTTTACTTTTTTATCTGGTAAAACACCTGCACGAAACAACGCTTCACATGCGTAAATATTTCCACAACCTGCGATTACTTTATGATCCAAAATCACTTGTTTGATTGGTTTATTCTTATTAGACTGTTGATGAATTCGATTTAAATAATACGTCAATGCTTCATTTGAAAAAGGTTCAGGCGCTATTTCTAAAAATGAAGGATAAGATGCTACAGACGCAACATTTCTAATTTCTCCAAAACGACGTATATCTGAATAAATTAACTTTTTGTCATTTGACAACTCAAAAATAACATGCCAATGCTTACGATAATTAGGTATCATAATATCTTCAAGTTCATCTACAATGAAAAAACCGCCCGCCATACCTAAATGACTAATTAATGTACGTTGTTCTCGTTTATTATCTAGCTGAAAAACGATATATTTACTTCTTCGTTCTACATTTGTAATGGTATAGCCTTCCGATAAAGTTTTAAAAGTATCTAATTCAATTCCTTTTATAATTGTTTCCTTGCCTTGAGCTTTACCTTCGATTACTTTATCCGAAAATATAACGTGTTCAATTTTTTGATTTATAACGTAGGGTTCAATTCCTCTTTTTACATGTTCTACTTCTGGTAATTCGGGCATACCATTAACCTCACTTTATTTTGCATCATACCAGGTTGCACCATAACTTGAGTCTACTTTTAATGGAACATCTAATTGCAATGCATTTTCCATTATCTCTTCTACAAATTCACTAAATGAATCTACTTCTGACTTAGGTACTTCAAAAATTAATTCATCGTGTACTTGTAATAATAGTTTAGCTTGATATGTTGTCTCTTTCATTTTTTGAGCAAATTTAACCATTGCCAGTTTAATGATATCTGCAGCACTGCCCTGTATTGGCGTATTCATAGCAGTACGTTCAGCAAAGCCGCGTAAATTAAAGTTACGACTCGTAATATCAGGAATAT
The genomic region above belongs to Staphylococcus aureus and contains:
- the coaE gene encoding dephospho-CoA kinase (Dephospho-CoA kinase (CoaE) performs the final step in coenzyme A biosynthesis.) — translated: MPKVIGLTGGIASGKSTVSELLSVFGFKVVDADKAAREAVKKGSKGLAQVREVFGDEAIDENGEMNRRYMGDLVFNHPEKRLELNAIIHPIVRDIMEEEKQEYLKQGYNVIMDIPLLFENELENTVDEVWVVYTSESIQMDRLMQRNNLSLEDAKARVYSQISIDKKSRMADHVIDNLGDKLELKQNLERLLEEEGYIEKPNYGEED
- the mutM gene encoding bifunctional DNA-formamidopyrimidine glycosylase/DNA-(apurinic or apyrimidinic site) lyase, with translation MPELPEVEHVKRGIEPYVINQKIEHVIFSDKVIEGKAQGKETIIKGIELDTFKTLSEGYTITNVERRSKYIVFQLDNKREQRTLISHLGMAGGFFIVDELEDIMIPNYRKHWHVIFELSNDKKLIYSDIRRFGEIRNVASVASYPSFLEIAPEPFSNEALTYYLNRIHQQSNKNKPIKQVILDHKVIAGCGNIYACEALFRAGVLPDKKVKDLTHQQQEMVFYYVREVLEEGIKYGGTSISDYRHADGKTGEMQLHLNVYKQPVCKVCGSQIETKIIATRNSHYCPVCQK